The genomic DNA gggccaaggtgaccgtgattgtgttcacagaagagacttggtggccgagtagcaatactcttagtgagtgctacaacaacgtggatgtaggtgtgcctttgtggctaaccaagccacgggataaacacccacgtcaagagtttgctttctcctatccctctgtttaagcttccgcatttcatactagcaatttgtgtgcctttactttcatagagtagtttcttgataggaaagactataggttgataaactcttttgggataggggttttcacACTaaaacaaccatagttgcacatctagatagcatgcttagtttaattttgtgcaaatagttggagccataggtgtaaggttttagtttgcctaattcaccccctccccctcttaggctagagcgtgCTACCGGTCATTCCACGAGATTTTGGGGAGGGAAGCCATGGGAGAGCAAGGGAACGAGGAAGTAACGTGATAAGGGGAGGGGCTAGTTTGGAGGAAATGAATAACAAAGAGACAGGTTCTGTTAAAAGGGTTAAGGGTGTTGGGCTGGCCCAACAAGGCTCCCTTCTCCTATATTTTTCACCCTATTTTTCCATGGTGTTACACACTCTCCTATGTAATAATGCAGCAGTAGTTATGTATGACTATATATCGCACGTGGGACATATATGGAAGCCATCGCCTAAAGgcctcccttcttcttcctcatctccGGTGGACTGCGGCGGCGAGCTAGGGAagggggagcggcggccgcgagctagaggagggggaggggtggtTGGTGGGGGTCAGGGGCGGAGCTATGTTGAGCTCCGTGGGTGCCCATGCACCCACACCAAACTACAAGTTCAGTGTTAATCAACAAGTTTTCATCATATAAATAAAAGGACAAGCAACAGATCCATGAACAGTACACCCCCATCCGTTCAGCTCTAGCTTCGCCactggtgggggtggggggccgccggcgaggtcgccggcggctagGGTGGTGGAGTGAGGCGGTGGAACTTAATTTTTCAGGTTGCTGGGATTTTCATGGCTGCCGACCTTTGAGGAGGGGGTCGGGGGCGGCGGTCGAGCGAGGTAGAACTCGGTGGGCGGGGGACGGTgggcggtggacggcggcggggtgaagAGAAGGCGGCACGATGACAGCCGGGCGGCACTGTGATGAGGAAGGTTAGGGGTGGCGGCAGCAGCGGAGGTGTCGGAGGTGGCgtcggagcagggcggcggcgaggagaccGGGGAGGGCTTGGTGGGCCTTCAGGTGATGGATGGAATTCTATGGCCGCATAGACGCGCCCGTAGTTGCAGGTCTCCTGTCGATCGCGAGGGGATACGAGTAGGACGACCGCTTTTTCATTGCAGCGTGTACAGAGTCCTGTCTTTcgatgaaaaaaaaacttaacgAGTCCTCGAAGCGAACAGAGAgaggctgcagcctgcaggcacGTAGCTGGAGCCTGGAGAACTATATAGCAGCACAGCTGCATGCGTGGTTGGTTGCTGCAGAAACTAGTTTGGTCGTGCAGAGCACGACGTGCAAGCACATTTGCATTGGCAGGTATTCATgccaaataataataataataataataataataataataataataataataataataataataataataataataataaacatAGCTAGCTAGACAGATCAATCTGGAGCCGTGTCTGCTGGttagctgcagcctgcaggagaATTGGCGGAAATCATCGTCTGATCCACGCGCGCCACGGCTCTTTAGATAATTCGACCGGCGTGGGGCCTACGTGACGTGGCACCTCGCGAGCGCGCCATCCGACCAATCCGTCGAGAGCGAcacggccgccgcccacgcGACGCGAGGCGGCGCCCTTCAAAATCCATGCCGTGCGCGGAGCTTCCTTCCCCTCCGGCCGATTCCTTCCTTGGCTCGTTCAGTCCCCGGCCACTTCCCTCCCATTCCATCTGCTGCCCACCGCGACAACATGAGGCTCGGGATCGCCGGCGCGAGAGCCGCCTCCGACGGCGCCAATccggttgcggcggcggcggatgacgGGTTCCAATCCGATCCATTCGCCgcggctgcggccgccgccgcgaacgccGATGACCCCAGCGCAGTAACCGTCGCCGCAGTCCCGGTGGACATCCGGAACGGCACCGAGAACGGTACGCGAGGATCTCTGCCCCGTTACGCCATCGTTCCTTCATTCTTGTTCTTGCTACGATCTTGGGATTCTTGGTGACCACCGGTCAAATGGATCTTGATGACTCCCTAGAAGCAacgtagagttttttttttactttgccACAGCATATCTTGCCTGCTCTTGATTATTCAACCAACCAGCATTCTCCTCAATCGATCCTGACAACGACGCGCCACTGTTTGTTCACCTTTAACCCCTTTTGCAACAAGAAAAAAGAGATAATTATCGGTCGATGCAATCATGCAAAAGCGATTAAAACGAATTAACTATGTTATCTCTCTGCACCTGCTGGAGTCCTGGACACGCGCAAGGCTCCACGGTTAGTTGGGTTCCGTTCGGTAGGATTGTTGTGTTCCTGCGGTGAGTAGTGGTCAGGATGGACGGGCCGACGATCGCGGGGTCGCCGGGACAGTTCGTTCGGGCGTTGGATCACCTGACAGACTGATTGAGACGACGACGATATGATCCTGCGTGCGTCCTGCACCTAACATGTGGAGGGCCAAATGCAGCTTCAGGACGCACGTCTCATGGGCACCATTGGCCAGGATCCGATTGTCAAGGACTACAAGGTGCGTACGTGTCTCAAGGAGAGTGCTGTCCCTGTCAGAGTTTGATGGTGTCCTGTGGAGGAGTTCATCCCCGAATTGTATGAGGTGAGGAGGTACGATCCTAGCTTGTTTGTCAATGCCAGGAAGGCCGGAGAGACTACTTATTTCCTGGAGTGAATGAGTGCGGCCGTGTGGCAACAGGGGCTTAAATGTGAGGATTTTTCTCAATATCTAGGACTGAGTAATGGGCGAGATGCGTACGTAGAAGAATCAATGTCCAAAATAttgttttttataattataGTCAATGGCAGAAATCTTCTTTCGGCGAGAAGAAAACATAGACATTGTAACGTTAGGAATTCAATAGTATGTGTAGAggttttttaaaacaaaaaaatgtcATACTTTTCATTCTCCTCACGAAGAAGAACGCAGAGTCTAGATGGCAACTACTTGCTTGTGTTTTCCAGAATTTTTCTTGTGCTCTCAATGTTACCACGTGTGCCATGGGTCCCTTGAATTTCCACAGTGCATTTCTTCTAAGCCGTAGCTGAAGCTACAGCAGTATGTTTGATCAAAGAAAGGCATCACTCGGTGACTGTCTAAATTGCAACTGTTTTTGGCTTCTACTTCTATATACACTTTATGAGACAAATCTATGCATATTTTTAGTCTGTTTTAACATATAGTATCTGTTAATTGTGCCAGGAAGCAAAGATGAGTCATTCTTTGAAGCAAGGTCCTGGTTAGATTCCGACGCCGAAGATGATTTTTACAGCGTCAGGGGAGGTAAAGCCTGAGCTAGAATGTAGACCTGCACAGTCCATGTCCATTTTCGCATTCTTTTGACTTGTTTATTCATCTTGACTCTGAAGATTTCACGCCATCACGAAGCAGTACCCCAGGTCATCCGAGACTAATAACATCCTTCAGTGGGCGGATGCCGGTAGACAGATCGAAGCCTTCTCTGATTCAGAAGAAGCAGAGACTTATTGAGCTTCTTCAGGAGAAGCAGCATtatgacgacgatgatgacagCGTCAACGATGGCAGTAGTGACTTGGAGAATGGCGATGTCGCTGTTCATGCTGAGGAACACATGAAGTCTTCTCGCAAAGGCAAGAAATCGAAGAAGTCATCAAGGTCAGGCTGCTTCCCAAGCTTAATCTGGAAGCATAGCTTCACAAGCCGCATGAAGGAGAGAAAAGAGCATAATAAGGACAAAGTAAACTAGTATTATGATGTCGAATATTATGATTTtgtaaaaaaactaattaagtTTCTAATATATATATTCCTTTTCATTTCTGAAATGCTGAAAGAGCATAATAAGAAAAAAGATAAAGGAAAGATAATGTGGCTAAAAATATACACGACTAGTTTCTGAAATTGTATTGATCATTCTGTCTGACTTTATTTGCTAGACTGTCAACATTCTTACTATTTGCAATGTCAAGTGACTAGCAAAAGAAGAAACCTTTGTTGGCCCCCTCAGATTTTGCATAT from Panicum virgatum strain AP13 chromosome 7N, P.virgatum_v5, whole genome shotgun sequence includes the following:
- the LOC120682818 gene encoding uncharacterized protein LOC120682818; amino-acid sequence: MRLGIAGARAASDGANPVAAAADDGFQSDPFAAAAAAAANADDPSAVTVAAVPVDIRNGTENGSKDESFFEARSWLDSDAEDDFYSVRGDFTPSRSSTPGHPRLITSFSGRMPVDRSKPSLIQKKQRLIELLQEKQHYDDDDDSVNDGSSDLENGDVAVHAEEHMKSSRKGKKSKKSSRSGCFPSLIWKHSFTSRMKERKEHNKDKVN